The segment AGGATCTCTTGATAGCCGGTCATCGAGGTGTTGAAGACGACCTCACCGACGGTTTCGCCGCTGGCGCCAAACGACTCGCCTTCGTATACGGTGCCGTCGGCGAGGGCCAACAGTGCTTTCATGCTGACTTCTTCCTCCGCTCGTTGGCGGCGGCGCGAAACACGGTGCGGCCTCCGACGATGGTAGCCACCGCTTGTCCCACCATGTCCCAGCCGCCGAAGGGCGTGTTGCGGCTCTTCGACAGCAGCTTGTCCGTCTCCACCCGCCAGCGGCGCTTGGGGTCGATCACGGTCACGTCAGCGGGCTGGCCGACGGCGAGCGAGCCACCGGCGACAGCGAGGATCCTGGCCGGGTTGACGCTGAGCGCGCGCACCAGGGTATCGATCGTGACCTGGGCTTCGCCGAGTAGACGCAGGGCGAGGGGCAGAGCGGTTTCCAGGCCGATGATGCCGTTCAAGGCGGCGTCGAACTCGCATTCCTTTTCATCGCGGTGGTGGGGCGCGTGATCGGTGGCGATGACCTCGAGCGTGGCGTCGCGGATACCTTCGCGAACGGCCGCTACATCGGTCTCGGTGCGCAGCGGCGGGTTCATCTTGGCGTTGGTGTTGTAGTCGGCGACGGCAGCTTCGGTGAGGGTGAAGTGATGCGGCGCCGCTTCCGCGGTCACATTTATGCCGCGGGCTTTGGCGGCACGGATCAACTCGACCGCGCCGGCGGTGCTGACGTGGGCGACGTGCAGGCGGCCGCCGGTTTGTTCGGCCAGGGCGAGGTCGCGCGCCACCATGGCGGATTCGGCGGCGGCCGGTGCCCCCGCGAGCCCCAGCCGCAGTGACACCGCGCCTTCGTTCATCACGCCGCCGCCGGCGAGGTTGCGGTCCTCGGCGTGGGCGATCACGGGCAGGCCAAACATGCTCGCGTACTCCAAGGCGCGCCGCATCAAGCTGCCATCCATCACCGGCTGCCCGTCGTCGGAGAGCGCGACCACGCCGGCTTCGCGCAGTTCGCCGATCTCGGCCAGCTGTTGTCCGCGCAGGCCGACGCTGACCGCACCGATGGGGTAGACGCGCACCAGATTCAGCGCCCGCGCTCGCTCGAGAATCGACTGCGTGACCGCGGCACAGTCGTTGACCGGATTGGTGTTGGCCATGCACGCCACCGCGGTAAAGCCGCCGGCCGCCGCCGCGCGCGCGCCGCTGGCGATGGTCTCCTTGTACTCGTAGCCCGGCTCGCGCAGGTGGACGTGCATGTCGATGAGCCCGGGCACGATCCAGCACCCGGCGGCGTCAAGCTCCTCGGCGCCGCCGGCGTCGAGGTCGCCGGGCGGCGCGACCGCGGCCACCAGCCCGTCGCGGATAAGCAGATCGCGCCGCTCGTGCACGCCCGCGGCCGGGTCGATGACGGTGCCGCCGGTGATGAGGAGTGCGCCGCTCATCCCGCCCTCCGGCGCAAGGGCGTCGCTTGGGCCGGCGCTTCGGTTTCAGCCGTTACCACTTCGCGGCTGCGGTTGATCAGCAGGAAGAGCACCGCCATACGCAACGCGACACCGTTGGTGACCTGGTCCATGATGACCGAATACGGCCCGTCCGCCACCTCGCTGGCGATCTCCACGCCCCGGTTGATCGGGCCGGGATGCATGATCAGCACCTGCGGCGCGGCCTGGCGCACGACCGCTTCGGTGAGGCAGAAATAGCGCGAGTACTCGTCGAGGTTGGGGAAGAAGTTGGCGCCCTGGCGCTCGCGCTGCAGGCGCAGAGTCATGATCACGTCAACGCCGCGCACGCCTTCGGCGAGGTCATGAGTCACTTCCGCCCACTGCCGCAGCTCGCGCGGCAGCAGCGTCGGCGGGCCGATCAGGCGCACCTCGGCGCCGAGCGCACGCAAGCCGCAGAGGTTCGAGCGGGCGACGCGGCTGTGCAGGATATCGCCCACGATCGCGACCTTCAGGCTTTCCAAGTTGCCGCGGTGCTCACGGATGGTGAGCAGATCGAGCAGGGCCTGGGTCGGATGCTCGTGGGCGCCGTCGCCGGCGTTGATGATGGCGCAATCGACCCGCTGCGCCAGGAAGTGGGGGGCGCCGGACGAGGGGTGCCGCAGTACGATGCCGTCGGGCCGCATGGCCGCCAGATTGCGCGCGGTATCCAACAGGGTCTCGCCTTTGGTGACGCTGCTGGCCGCGGCCGACAGGCTGACGAAGTCGGCGCTCATGCGTTTGGCCGCGATCTCGAATGACATGCGGGTGCG is part of the Deltaproteobacteria bacterium genome and harbors:
- a CDS encoding aspartate carbamoyltransferase catalytic subunit → MDFSARHLLGLEGMSREDILYLLDTAASFREISEREIKKVPTLRGKTVIGLFYEASTRTRMSFEIAAKRMSADFVSLSAAASSVTKGETLLDTARNLAAMRPDGIVLRHPSSGAPHFLAQRVDCAIINAGDGAHEHPTQALLDLLTIREHRGNLESLKVAIVGDILHSRVARSNLCGLRALGAEVRLIGPPTLLPRELRQWAEVTHDLAEGVRGVDVIMTLRLQRERQGANFFPNLDEYSRYFCLTEAVVRQAAPQVLIMHPGPINRGVEIASEVADGPYSVIMDQVTNGVALRMAVLFLLINRSREVVTAETEAPAQATPLRRRAG
- a CDS encoding dihydroorotase, translated to MSGALLITGGTVIDPAAGVHERRDLLIRDGLVAAVAPPGDLDAGGAEELDAAGCWIVPGLIDMHVHLREPGYEYKETIASGARAAAAGGFTAVACMANTNPVNDCAAVTQSILERARALNLVRVYPIGAVSVGLRGQQLAEIGELREAGVVALSDDGQPVMDGSLMRRALEYASMFGLPVIAHAEDRNLAGGGVMNEGAVSLRLGLAGAPAAAESAMVARDLALAEQTGGRLHVAHVSTAGAVELIRAAKARGINVTAEAAPHHFTLTEAAVADYNTNAKMNPPLRTETDVAAVREGIRDATLEVIATDHAPHHRDEKECEFDAALNGIIGLETALPLALRLLGEAQVTIDTLVRALSVNPARILAVAGGSLAVGQPADVTVIDPKRRWRVETDKLLSKSRNTPFGGWDMVGQAVATIVGGRTVFRAAANERRKKSA